In Turicibacter sanguinis, a genomic segment contains:
- a CDS encoding MFS transporter — translation MLTILLIIIYIAFISLGLPDAILGSAWPLMHTDLNVPISYAGIATMIVSGGTIISSFFSEKMIRKFGTGKVTTISVLLTATGLLGIYFAPSFIWICLLGIPLGIGAGAVDAALNNFVALHYEAKHMNWLHCFWGIGATSGPFIMSLFLLNQNGWRIGYAAIGIIQAILVICLFISLPLWRQFETTQKVEEEDDNGIKIKSLLKIPGAKPTLIAFFCYCAVELTTGLWASSYLVVNDGLAVELAAKWASFYYLGITVGRFIAGFLTMKLTNTQMIRIGQTICIIGAILLVLPITSVFKLIGLIFIGLGCAPIYPAMLHETPNRFGKELSQRLMGIQMATAYVGSTLIPPLFGALSKVLGLQMLPYFLLIFLIIMLVSSEKAAYKKTN, via the coding sequence ATGTTAACAATTTTGCTCATAATTATTTATATTGCTTTTATTAGTCTTGGTTTACCAGACGCCATTCTAGGTTCAGCATGGCCATTGATGCATACTGATTTAAATGTTCCTATTTCTTATGCCGGAATCGCGACCATGATTGTCAGTGGAGGAACCATTATCTCAAGTTTTTTCAGCGAAAAAATGATTCGAAAATTTGGAACAGGAAAAGTCACCACCATCAGTGTACTCTTAACAGCCACTGGCTTACTCGGGATTTATTTTGCGCCAAGCTTTATTTGGATCTGTCTTCTTGGAATTCCACTAGGAATCGGAGCTGGAGCAGTGGATGCTGCCTTAAATAACTTTGTCGCTCTTCATTATGAAGCGAAACACATGAACTGGCTTCACTGTTTTTGGGGAATTGGCGCGACCTCAGGACCATTCATCATGTCTTTATTTCTACTCAATCAAAATGGATGGCGAATCGGATACGCAGCCATCGGAATCATTCAAGCGATACTCGTTATTTGTTTGTTTATTTCGTTACCATTATGGCGTCAATTTGAAACGACTCAGAAAGTGGAGGAGGAAGACGATAATGGTATCAAAATAAAATCATTATTGAAAATTCCAGGAGCAAAACCGACACTTATCGCCTTTTTCTGTTATTGTGCAGTGGAACTTACCACCGGATTATGGGCCAGTTCTTACTTAGTTGTAAACGATGGACTAGCTGTTGAATTGGCCGCTAAATGGGCTTCATTTTACTACTTAGGGATTACAGTCGGAAGATTCATTGCTGGATTTTTAACAATGAAATTAACGAATACACAAATGATCCGAATCGGACAAACAATTTGTATCATAGGAGCTATTCTTTTAGTCTTACCTATCACTAGTGTGTTTAAATTAATAGGACTCATCTTCATTGGATTAGGATGTGCACCAATTTATCCTGCAATGCTTCACGAAACGCCGAATCGATTTGGAAAAGAATTATCTCAGCGTTTAATGGGGATTCAAATGGCAACAGCCTATGTGGGAAGCACCTTAATTCCACCACTATTTGGCGCTCTATCAAAAGTTCTAGGATTACAAATGTTACCTTACTTTTTATTAATCTTCTTAATCATTATGCTGGTTTCTTCAGAGAAAGCAGCCTATAAAAAAACAAACTAA
- a CDS encoding LysR family transcriptional regulator — protein MNLNHLQYFRVLAKLEHYTQAAEQLSITQPSLSHAISSLEKELGVYLFEKQGRNVRLTKYGRFFLTYVETALNELELGEKKLRELASNTQGSIELGFICTLEGLFVPTLINQFLQQDDYQNVHFSFAQGESNQLLQGLKDEKYDLILCSYVDNEPDIEFVPITEQELVLIVPKNHPLAHQDEIDLVDTVDYPFISFNKETELRHTIDDLFLKSNTKPNIICEVEEDSVVAGLVAFNYGIAILPRVTILNQFDVKVIKISNPNPTRYIYLASVRNKSISPTLMAFKNFIIAQTKHELLK, from the coding sequence ATGAACTTGAACCATCTACAATATTTTCGAGTTTTAGCTAAACTTGAGCATTATACACAGGCTGCTGAACAACTATCAATTACTCAACCAAGTTTGAGTCATGCTATTTCATCACTTGAGAAAGAATTAGGAGTTTATTTATTTGAAAAACAGGGACGTAACGTTCGCCTCACCAAATACGGACGATTTTTCTTAACTTATGTTGAAACAGCGTTAAATGAATTAGAACTTGGGGAAAAGAAACTACGTGAACTAGCAAGTAATACACAGGGTTCCATTGAATTAGGATTTATTTGCACACTTGAAGGGTTATTTGTCCCAACACTCATCAATCAATTTTTACAGCAAGATGATTATCAGAATGTCCATTTTTCTTTCGCACAAGGAGAATCCAATCAGTTATTGCAAGGGTTAAAAGATGAAAAGTATGACTTAATACTTTGTTCATATGTTGACAATGAACCTGACATTGAGTTTGTTCCCATTACTGAACAAGAGTTGGTTCTCATTGTACCAAAGAATCACCCTCTTGCTCATCAAGATGAGATTGATTTAGTAGATACAGTAGACTATCCATTTATATCTTTTAATAAAGAAACCGAACTTCGACATACGATTGATGATTTATTCTTAAAATCAAATACAAAACCAAATATCATTTGTGAAGTCGAAGAAGATAGCGTGGTTGCTGGATTAGTCGCTTTTAATTATGGAATTGCGATTTTACCTCGAGTTACTATACTAAATCAATTCGATGTAAAAGTAATTAAGATTTCAAATCCTAATCCCACTCGCTATATTTATTTAGCCAGTGTTCGGAATAAATCTATTAGTCCAACTCTAATGGCATTTAAAAACTTCATTATTGCTCAAACGAAACATGAATTATTGAAATAA
- the gltB gene encoding glutamate synthase large subunit: MFDHSNCGIGAIANLDGTYSHEIIQQGMTLLKALSHRGGKAKDGTGDGCGILMQIPHHYYEKKYDIKGSFALMMTFLPKDLVERKKALDIIHDAMKSNHVEVMKEIVVPVDSTLLKPKARATEPFIMQFILDCEDQVTLYKVRRRIEQQWKFANLADRTCYISSCSAKTVVYKGLLTPEELPNYYLDLQDEAFHSNFCIVHQRFSTNTNPSWNLAQPFRYLAHNGEINTVSGNIEWSNSRVGLATHKDVYPICNERHSDSANLDRTLESWIYEGFDLENIVTRLLPKAYEKDAGVSEELKAYYEYSNLKQEPWDGPAGVIICDGHKLIATLDRNGLRPFRYVQTDKQVVLASEIGVLNTPLENIKMASRIQASELLCIDLDNQIITKDEEVKAMLAAQHPYHEWLTKKIIKPAAKYDFNAEVADYTQKFAYTKAEYMQELKSLVETGKEAIGSFPYTAQLNILKSSPQLFFDYFKQNFAQVTNPPLDSIREKRVFSLKTSLTPVVSLKDEPLTYPVYQLESPILMQNQYETLLKETTFKHIHLSLKIDTTLRDAVAKFRQSVIEATNEGVHIIILDDECEGKVIPSLMATSIAHEVLVKMGKRLEVRLILKCGDARLPIHFAMLLAYGGDFIYPYFCYHVITKNVEDKETVLKNYLNGCKAALLKQMAKMGISTISSYRGSKVFEVVGLNDEVTSLFTSKSSLFGGKSYEDIEAGLLGEGLDLAKVNEYQNMDSIFMNHAYSKKFIKDIKAVVSANDYDGFKRLTEEERNRQINLRDCLSLNRTQSIAIEDVQPVEEIIRHFVASAMSYGALSIEAHETIARAFNELGASSNSGEGGELVERFGTMTASKVKQVASGRFGVTYDYLRSAEEIQIKMAQGAKPGEGGHLPKSKVDENIARVRYAKQGVDLISPPPHHDIYSIEDLAQLIHDLQTTNPSALISVKLASLANVGTIANGVVKAGAAKVVISGFNGGTGASPKSSLKYTGLPWEYGLYQAHKSLLENDVRHETFIQVDGQIKSGYDVVMGAILGADEFGIGTMCLVMVDCIGCKQCHTGKCPAGITTQDETLRARLKQDPTLLKTYLTYVARQTREIMSYLGVKSLEELRGRTDLLVVPNHLKLDWLQPLPVTQDMNVRKQQIPVPKLVANEVNTIDSSLRTLGVQLVSDQMRTFETYGYAGQSFGAFMNESVELIHTGYANDYVGKGLSGGRITVKVNETIRQLEEENPEYINHHLIAGNTILYGATSGTCYLEGRVGERFAVRNSGATAINHGMGVHACEYMTGGVVISLGDVDANIGAGMTGGLLFIYKPSDLNLKLNTAYVNVFEMKEEHRQILSAVLQDYVIKTNNTLASKILVNFEEEALNFTLITSSDYYELEL, from the coding sequence ATGTTTGATCATTCAAATTGTGGGATTGGGGCCATCGCTAATCTTGACGGAACTTATAGCCATGAAATTATTCAACAGGGGATGACCCTCTTAAAAGCACTCAGCCATCGCGGGGGAAAAGCGAAGGATGGGACAGGTGATGGATGTGGGATTTTAATGCAAATTCCCCATCATTATTATGAAAAAAAATATGACATCAAAGGTTCATTTGCCCTTATGATGACTTTCTTACCAAAAGATTTAGTTGAAAGAAAAAAAGCATTAGATATTATACATGATGCAATGAAATCAAATCATGTTGAGGTCATGAAAGAAATCGTGGTGCCTGTTGATTCAACTCTTTTAAAACCAAAGGCACGTGCAACAGAACCATTTATTATGCAATTTATTTTAGATTGTGAAGACCAAGTGACATTATATAAGGTGCGTCGTCGCATTGAGCAACAATGGAAGTTTGCTAATTTAGCTGATCGTACGTGTTATATATCATCATGCTCAGCAAAAACAGTTGTTTATAAGGGATTATTGACACCTGAAGAATTACCGAATTATTACTTAGATTTACAAGATGAAGCGTTCCATTCAAACTTCTGTATCGTACATCAACGTTTCTCAACCAATACCAATCCATCTTGGAATTTAGCACAGCCATTCCGATATTTAGCACACAACGGAGAAATCAATACGGTGTCAGGTAATATTGAATGGTCAAATTCACGCGTTGGACTTGCGACTCATAAAGACGTTTATCCAATTTGTAATGAGCGCCATTCAGACAGTGCAAATCTTGATCGAACGCTTGAGTCTTGGATTTATGAAGGATTTGACCTTGAAAATATCGTGACGCGTTTATTACCTAAAGCATACGAAAAAGATGCGGGTGTGAGTGAGGAACTTAAAGCGTATTATGAATATAGTAATTTAAAACAAGAACCATGGGATGGGCCAGCTGGGGTTATTATTTGTGATGGGCATAAATTAATTGCTACTCTTGACCGCAATGGATTACGTCCATTCCGCTACGTTCAAACAGACAAACAGGTCGTTTTAGCCTCAGAAATTGGGGTCCTAAATACACCGCTTGAAAACATCAAAATGGCAAGCCGAATTCAAGCAAGCGAGCTACTTTGTATCGATTTAGACAACCAAATCATCACAAAAGACGAAGAAGTCAAAGCTATGTTAGCCGCGCAACATCCATATCATGAGTGGTTGACAAAAAAAATAATCAAACCAGCTGCAAAGTATGACTTTAACGCAGAAGTAGCAGATTACACACAAAAATTTGCCTACACTAAAGCCGAATACATGCAAGAGTTAAAATCATTAGTGGAGACGGGAAAGGAAGCCATTGGATCTTTTCCATATACGGCACAGTTGAATATTTTAAAGTCTAGTCCACAACTATTCTTCGATTACTTCAAACAAAATTTTGCACAGGTAACCAACCCACCACTGGATTCAATCCGTGAAAAAAGAGTCTTCTCATTAAAGACTTCTTTAACACCGGTTGTCTCATTAAAAGATGAGCCATTAACTTACCCAGTGTATCAATTAGAATCACCTATTTTAATGCAAAATCAATATGAAACTTTACTAAAGGAAACCACATTCAAACACATTCACCTATCGTTAAAAATTGACACCACCTTACGTGATGCTGTTGCGAAGTTCAGACAAAGCGTCATTGAGGCAACAAATGAAGGTGTTCATATCATTATTTTAGACGATGAATGTGAAGGAAAAGTCATTCCATCTTTAATGGCGACAAGTATTGCGCATGAAGTATTAGTTAAAATGGGGAAACGTCTAGAAGTTCGACTCATCTTAAAATGTGGTGATGCCCGTTTACCGATTCATTTTGCAATGTTACTTGCTTATGGAGGTGACTTCATCTATCCATATTTCTGCTATCACGTCATTACAAAAAATGTAGAAGATAAAGAAACAGTTCTTAAAAATTATTTAAATGGATGTAAAGCCGCTTTATTAAAACAAATGGCTAAAATGGGAATCTCAACGATTTCTTCGTACCGTGGATCAAAAGTGTTTGAAGTTGTTGGTCTAAATGATGAGGTGACCTCTTTATTTACAAGTAAATCATCATTATTTGGTGGGAAATCCTACGAAGACATTGAAGCGGGATTACTAGGAGAAGGGCTAGATTTAGCAAAAGTCAATGAATATCAAAACATGGACTCAATCTTCATGAATCACGCATACTCAAAAAAATTCATCAAAGACATTAAAGCTGTCGTATCCGCTAATGATTATGATGGATTCAAACGCTTAACTGAAGAAGAAAGAAATCGTCAAATTAACCTTCGTGATTGCTTAAGCTTAAACAGAACTCAATCGATAGCGATCGAAGACGTTCAACCAGTCGAAGAGATTATTCGTCATTTTGTTGCATCAGCGATGTCATACGGTGCTTTATCTATTGAAGCTCATGAAACGATTGCCCGTGCTTTTAATGAACTTGGAGCATCTTCAAATAGCGGTGAAGGTGGGGAACTTGTTGAACGTTTTGGAACGATGACCGCTTCAAAAGTGAAGCAAGTTGCTTCAGGCCGTTTTGGTGTTACCTATGATTATTTACGTAGCGCTGAAGAAATTCAAATCAAGATGGCACAAGGTGCAAAACCTGGAGAAGGTGGACATTTACCAAAATCAAAAGTTGATGAAAATATTGCCCGCGTTCGCTATGCCAAACAAGGTGTAGATTTAATTTCACCACCCCCTCACCACGATATTTATTCCATTGAAGATTTAGCGCAGTTAATTCATGATTTACAAACAACAAATCCATCTGCTCTGATCAGTGTTAAATTAGCATCACTTGCAAACGTTGGAACGATTGCAAATGGAGTGGTTAAAGCAGGAGCTGCTAAAGTGGTTATTTCAGGATTTAATGGAGGAACAGGTGCTTCACCAAAATCTTCACTAAAATACACGGGACTTCCTTGGGAATATGGGCTATATCAAGCGCACAAATCATTACTAGAAAATGATGTACGTCATGAAACGTTTATCCAAGTTGATGGACAAATTAAATCAGGGTATGACGTGGTCATGGGAGCAATCCTTGGAGCCGATGAATTCGGAATCGGAACCATGTGCCTTGTCATGGTAGACTGCATCGGATGTAAACAATGTCATACAGGTAAATGTCCCGCTGGAATTACCACTCAAGATGAAACATTGCGTGCTCGCCTCAAACAAGATCCGACGTTATTAAAAACTTATTTAACTTATGTGGCGCGCCAAACACGTGAAATTATGTCTTACCTTGGAGTGAAATCACTTGAAGAACTTCGTGGACGCACAGACCTTTTAGTTGTGCCAAATCATTTAAAATTAGATTGGTTACAACCATTGCCTGTGACTCAAGATATGAATGTGAGAAAACAGCAGATACCAGTGCCAAAGTTAGTGGCAAACGAAGTAAATACTATTGATTCTTCTTTAAGAACACTTGGGGTGCAACTCGTAAGTGATCAAATGCGTACATTTGAAACTTATGGTTATGCTGGACAAAGTTTTGGAGCCTTCATGAATGAAAGTGTTGAACTTATTCATACTGGATATGCCAATGACTATGTTGGTAAAGGATTAAGTGGCGGACGTATTACCGTTAAAGTTAATGAGACGATTCGCCAATTAGAAGAAGAAAACCCTGAATATATCAATCATCACTTAATTGCTGGAAATACGATTCTTTACGGTGCGACTTCAGGAACATGTTATCTTGAAGGGCGAGTTGGAGAACGTTTTGCCGTCCGTAACTCAGGTGCAACGGCAATCAATCACGGAATGGGAGTTCATGCCTGTGAATACATGACAGGTGGAGTTGTTATTTCCTTAGGAGATGTGGACGCGAATATTGGTGCCGGTATGACAGGTGGATTGTTATTCATTTATAAACCATCGGATCTCAACCTAAAACTTAATACGGCCTACGTCAATGTCTTTGAAATGAAAGAAGAACATCGACAAATTCTAAGTGCTGTGTTACAAGATTACGTTATCAAAACAAATAACACACTTGCCTCAAAAATTTTAGTTAACTTCGAAGAAGAGGCATTGAACTTTACACTCATTACATCATCAGATTACTATGAATTAGAACTATAA